A portion of the Desulfotignum phosphitoxidans DSM 13687 genome contains these proteins:
- a CDS encoding DUF4340 domain-containing protein gives MKKEYLILILIIVILAGYLVLKKEDGRHYTLPEPPSVDTEKIDRLTVVQTDQTLDFVRTESGWAVTKHAYPADDGAVKKMLDVMSGLTLSALVSEKQDVARYELDPSRVLTVTAFQKDTPVMSFKIGKTAPTFNHTFVMLENDPNIYHANDSFRSHFNKSVDEFRDRQVLAFQEKDIEKITLQTPEKQVVLTARKPAAEDKEAQDSTPVFDYPDGASPDPKTVSNLLYSLSALTCDRFATDTNKADLKALSPRLAVILDNGTSRVLTLFEPDGDESVPATSSMNDYVFFLKPQVAEDITSYALDLAGLTPPEEEETKE, from the coding sequence ATGAAAAAAGAATATCTGATTCTGATATTGATCATTGTGATTCTGGCCGGCTATCTTGTCCTGAAAAAAGAAGACGGCCGTCATTATACCCTGCCGGAACCCCCATCCGTGGATACAGAAAAAATCGACCGCCTGACTGTGGTGCAGACCGATCAAACCCTTGATTTTGTCCGGACGGAATCGGGATGGGCGGTGACAAAGCACGCCTATCCGGCAGATGACGGCGCTGTTAAAAAAATGCTGGATGTCATGTCCGGGCTGACCCTGTCCGCCCTGGTTTCCGAAAAACAGGATGTGGCCCGGTATGAACTGGACCCGTCCCGGGTATTGACCGTCACCGCTTTTCAGAAGGATACCCCGGTCATGTCTTTTAAAATCGGCAAAACGGCCCCCACTTTCAACCACACGTTTGTGATGCTGGAAAACGATCCCAACATCTATCATGCCAATGACAGTTTTCGATCCCATTTCAACAAATCCGTGGATGAATTCAGAGACCGGCAGGTTCTGGCATTTCAGGAAAAAGACATTGAAAAAATCACCCTCCAAACCCCTGAAAAACAGGTGGTGCTGACCGCCCGAAAACCGGCGGCGGAGGATAAAGAAGCGCAGGACTCAACACCGGTGTTTGATTATCCGGACGGCGCCTCACCGGATCCGAAAACCGTGTCCAACCTGCTGTATTCATTATCCGCTCTGACCTGTGACCGATTTGCAACGGACACAAACAAAGCCGATCTGAAAGCTTTATCCCCGCGTCTGGCAGTGATTCTGGACAACGGTACTTCCCGGGTGCTGACACTGTTTGAACCGGATGGGGATGAATCCGTGCCGGCCACCTCATCCATGAACGACTATGTATTTTTTTTAAAACCCCAGGTTGCTGAAGATATCACATCCTATGCCCTTGATTTGGCCGGACTCACCCCGCCGGAAGAAGAGGAAACCAAGGAATAA
- a CDS encoding lysophospholipid acyltransferase family protein — MPFMVINTLVAGMICIVVGAFFSRDATNALAVIWSRLACGIVPVKVKLTGKKNCQQRHAYVVVANHQSMVDIPVIHGFMGLHIKWVMKQELRKIPVFGTACHYLGCIFIDRSRHDAAIQSIRQAKKRMSAKASVLFFAEGTRSRDGQVQPFKKGAFVFARETGLPVLPVTIKHSREVLPPDSLNLIPGPVEIIVHRPVYVLPGDAGRLEDTIEAVRTTIAGPLNG; from the coding sequence ATGCCTTTCATGGTGATCAACACCCTTGTTGCAGGAATGATCTGTATTGTTGTGGGCGCTTTTTTTTCCCGGGACGCCACCAATGCACTTGCCGTGATATGGTCCCGCCTGGCCTGCGGCATCGTACCCGTCAAGGTGAAACTGACCGGCAAAAAAAACTGTCAACAACGGCATGCTTATGTGGTGGTGGCCAACCACCAGTCCATGGTGGATATCCCGGTGATCCACGGGTTTATGGGACTGCATATCAAATGGGTGATGAAACAGGAACTGAGAAAAATTCCCGTTTTCGGCACGGCCTGCCATTACTTAGGGTGTATTTTCATCGACCGGTCCCGTCACGATGCAGCGATCCAATCCATTCGTCAGGCCAAAAAACGCATGTCTGCCAAAGCATCGGTCCTGTTTTTCGCCGAAGGTACCCGGAGCCGGGACGGACAGGTGCAGCCCTTTAAAAAAGGCGCGTTTGTATTTGCCAGAGAAACCGGACTGCCGGTTCTGCCGGTCACCATCAAACACTCCCGTGAGGTGCTGCCCCCGGACTCCCTGAACCTGATTCCCGGGCCGGTGGAAATTATCGTGCACCGGCCCGTGTATGTGCTGCCCGGAGATGCCGGGCGGCTGGAAGACACCATCGAAGCCGTCCGAACCACCATTGCCGGGCCTCTGAACGGCTGA
- the mraZ gene encoding division/cell wall cluster transcriptional repressor MraZ: MFRSSSFHTIDPKGRIIIPARFRDVLKADDEYGVVVSIKDGCLYAYTFNEWKQLEKKILAAKSAAMEKFKRFFLGNACPLKCDKQDRILIPPSLRTYAGIEKDIVLVGVLDRFEIWARERWDQENMKMEQELEKEEVREEIASLGL, translated from the coding sequence ATGTTTCGATCAAGCTCCTTTCATACCATCGACCCAAAGGGCAGGATTATCATTCCGGCAAGGTTCCGGGACGTGCTCAAGGCTGATGATGAATACGGGGTGGTGGTTTCCATCAAGGATGGATGCCTGTATGCCTACACTTTCAATGAATGGAAGCAGCTGGAGAAAAAAATTCTGGCCGCCAAAAGCGCGGCCATGGAAAAATTCAAACGGTTTTTTCTGGGCAATGCCTGCCCGTTGAAATGTGACAAACAGGACCGGATTTTAATTCCCCCCAGCCTGCGCACTTATGCAGGCATTGAAAAGGACATTGTCTTAGTGGGGGTTTTGGACCGGTTTGAAATATGGGCCCGGGAAAGATGGGACCAGGAAAATATGAAAATGGAGCAGGAACTTGAAAAAGAGGAAGTAAGGGAGGAAATTGCTTCCCTGGGGCTGTAG
- the rsmH gene encoding 16S rRNA (cytosine(1402)-N(4))-methyltransferase RsmH translates to MGFDHTTVMPAEVFAYQNLKPGDICVDGTLGGAGHARATIQAILPDGLFIGIDQDLDAIAHARNVLHPFKQNIILVHDNFSHLSAILDQHDIPRVNAIVLDLGFSFNQITRAHRGFSFNRDEPLDMRMDTRQNMTAEIIVNTFSQQALVDLFFSFGEEKFSRRIAGAIVRERADHSLKTTRQLSQIIVDTVPKAQAAASKIHPATRVFQALRIAVNRELDHLTRFMEQVPDLLTQGGRICIISFHSLEDRIVKQHLKTYETGCTCPKTLPRCVCHKQPVMKSIVKKIITPTPEEIAANPMARSARLRVAERL, encoded by the coding sequence ATGGGATTTGATCACACGACCGTGATGCCGGCGGAAGTCTTTGCGTACCAGAACCTGAAACCCGGAGATATCTGTGTGGACGGGACCCTGGGAGGGGCTGGACACGCCCGTGCGACCATACAGGCCATTCTCCCGGACGGCCTGTTCATCGGAATCGATCAGGATCTGGATGCCATCGCCCACGCCCGAAATGTGCTGCACCCGTTCAAACAGAACATCATTCTGGTTCATGACAATTTCTCGCACCTTTCAGCGATCCTGGATCAGCATGATATCCCCCGGGTCAACGCCATTGTGCTGGACTTAGGCTTTTCATTCAACCAGATCACCCGGGCACACCGGGGATTCAGTTTCAACCGGGATGAACCTTTAGACATGCGGATGGATACCCGACAGAACATGACGGCTGAAATCATTGTAAATACGTTTTCTCAGCAAGCCCTGGTGGACCTGTTTTTTTCCTTTGGGGAAGAAAAATTTTCCCGCCGCATTGCCGGGGCCATTGTCCGGGAACGGGCCGATCATTCTTTGAAAACCACCCGGCAATTGAGCCAGATCATTGTGGACACCGTCCCTAAAGCACAGGCCGCCGCATCGAAAATACATCCGGCCACCCGCGTATTTCAGGCATTGCGCATTGCCGTGAACCGGGAACTGGATCATCTGACCCGGTTCATGGAACAGGTCCCGGACCTGCTGACCCAAGGCGGCCGAATCTGTATTATCAGTTTTCATTCTCTGGAAGACCGCATTGTCAAACAGCATTTAAAAACCTATGAAACCGGGTGTACCTGCCCCAAAACCCTGCCCCGGTGCGTATGCCACAAACAACCGGTCATGAAATCGATTGTAAAAAAAATAATCACCCCCACACCCGAGGAAATTGCTGCAAATCCCATGGCCCGAAGCGCCCGGCTCAGAGTGGCGGAAAGGCTATGA
- a CDS encoding peptidoglycan D,D-transpeptidase FtsI family protein — protein sequence MPDPGQKKIVNRIRFIQVVLILILTGLGIKSFDIQILKADEYARRAENGYSRHLTIKGERGRILDRHWNKLGATLDALTVIADPLRIEAPVKTARALVPLLEMDVEDLVQKFSRQSRYALIAENISPDLALKVRALNLPGIYFQKSFKRFYPNRELAAQVLGFTGKEDVGLEGLEFKYNDVLEGHAVTIRVRRDGTGRILDIDRQKQAELRGNDIVLTLDKKIQLFTETALEETVLKHQAKSGMALVMRPATGELLAMAHYPRFNPNNYQEFDPALFRNRIVTDSFEPGSTLKVFTAAAALENGMAPSTIFFCENGRYRIGKYTVKDTHPHDWLTINHIIAYSSNIGAVKIGEKIGRQTLHDYLSRFGFGSTTQIDSPGETTGTLMPPERWTKIDTGAISFGQGISVSAIQLVSGISTIANNGQVMKPMLVKKIVSNTGEDLKVFHPTPVRQAVSPQTAARVKHMMALAVQENGTGTKAALAGYNVCGKTGTAQKVVQGQKGYAKNIYTSVFAGFAPLQNPQLAVLVVVDEPRNKYYGGDVAAPAFKNILAQSFNYLSIPPAAGSMVAAVTDQGESL from the coding sequence ATGCCGGACCCGGGTCAAAAAAAAATTGTCAATCGGATCCGGTTCATCCAGGTGGTTCTGATACTCATTTTAACAGGACTGGGTATCAAGTCCTTTGACATTCAGATCCTTAAAGCCGACGAATATGCCAGACGGGCGGAAAACGGGTATTCCCGGCATCTGACCATCAAAGGGGAGCGGGGCCGGATTCTGGACCGGCACTGGAACAAGCTGGGTGCCACCCTGGATGCGTTGACCGTCATCGCAGACCCGTTACGCATCGAAGCCCCGGTGAAAACCGCCCGGGCACTGGTCCCTTTGCTGGAGATGGACGTCGAAGACCTGGTGCAGAAATTTTCCAGACAAAGCCGATACGCCCTGATCGCGGAAAACATCTCTCCGGACCTGGCATTGAAAGTGAGAGCCCTGAATCTGCCGGGCATCTATTTCCAGAAAAGCTTTAAGCGGTTTTATCCCAACCGGGAGCTGGCAGCTCAGGTCCTGGGGTTTACCGGAAAAGAGGACGTGGGACTGGAAGGCCTGGAGTTCAAATACAATGACGTTTTAGAAGGCCACGCTGTCACCATCCGGGTCCGGCGGGACGGCACCGGTCGAATCCTGGATATTGACAGACAAAAACAGGCGGAGCTGCGGGGAAACGATATCGTGCTGACCCTGGACAAAAAAATTCAGTTGTTCACGGAAACAGCCCTGGAAGAAACGGTCCTGAAACATCAGGCCAAATCCGGCATGGCTCTGGTCATGCGCCCGGCCACCGGTGAACTGCTGGCCATGGCCCATTATCCCCGGTTCAACCCCAACAATTATCAGGAGTTTGATCCGGCCCTGTTCCGAAACCGCATCGTCACGGACTCATTTGAACCCGGCTCCACCCTGAAAGTTTTTACAGCTGCGGCAGCCCTGGAAAACGGCATGGCTCCGAGCACCATCTTTTTTTGTGAAAACGGCCGGTACCGCATCGGAAAATACACGGTCAAAGATACCCACCCCCATGACTGGCTGACCATCAATCATATCATTGCTTATTCCAGCAATATCGGTGCGGTCAAGATTGGGGAAAAAATCGGCAGACAGACCCTGCACGACTATTTAAGCCGATTTGGCTTCGGCAGTACAACACAGATAGACAGCCCGGGAGAAACCACGGGAACCTTGATGCCGCCCGAACGATGGACAAAGATCGACACGGGTGCCATTTCCTTTGGTCAGGGCATTTCCGTGTCAGCCATCCAGCTGGTTTCAGGCATCAGCACCATTGCCAACAACGGCCAGGTCATGAAACCCATGCTGGTGAAAAAAATTGTTTCCAACACCGGTGAGGATCTCAAAGTGTTTCATCCCACCCCGGTGCGTCAGGCCGTCTCCCCCCAGACGGCGGCCCGGGTCAAACACATGATGGCGCTGGCTGTCCAGGAAAACGGAACCGGCACCAAGGCGGCGCTGGCAGGATACAATGTGTGCGGGAAAACCGGCACGGCCCAGAAAGTGGTCCAGGGCCAGAAAGGGTATGCCAAAAACATCTACACATCGGTTTTTGCCGGATTTGCTCCGCTTCAGAATCCCCAGCTGGCGGTACTGGTGGTGGTGGATGAACCCCGGAACAAATATTACGGCGGGGATGTGGCAGCACCGGCTTTTAAAAATATTCTGGCCCAGTCTTTTAATTACCTGAGTATTCCCCCGGCTGCCGGGAGCATGGTGGCTGCAGTGACGGATCAAGGAGAGTCATTATGA
- a CDS encoding UDP-N-acetylmuramoyl-L-alanyl-D-glutamate--2,6-diaminopimelate ligase, which produces MKLSVLLQDIVPSLLQTDMEITGIQTRAQDIQPGQLFLAIKGYAANGHDYIKTALDKGAAAVVAQNNPDRLNRVIQVENSRRAAGIIAARFFGNPSRDLFLVGVTGTNGKTTITYLLEQMFLAAGFRCGVMGTINIRYNGKHVDAPTTTPDALTIQKTLAQMKQTGITHVIMEVSSHGLDQFRVDGCHFDMGIFTNLTQDHLDYHPDMTAYYHCKKRFFTDFLRPGVNSPRLSAVVNMDDPWGARLAGELDFPVMRVSAETAENSRSMEVRVQDIMDSIQGIFGRMHLGSDTMGFSSFLTGRFNLENILCAAGAAYGAGVKPIQIQQGLAACNGVPGRLEKVANPLNRYLFVDYAHTPGALESVLKTLKQRATRRLITVFGCGGDRDRTKRPLMGKIACRYSDVTIVTSDNPRTENPDQIIEEILAGIRETGTSVTSWPDLSNKDKRLTYADFSGVICHADRTYALDAAVRISRPGDIILAAGKGHETYQVTNTGTIHFDDREQLAAACAAMAEQFVPITWTRNDIAAALETSPATDTRNDGFVFTGISTDSRTILSHEIFLALTGDTFDGHGFIPDLVTRGIRGFVVKTGTRINSKEKNTAPGSGPVVYEVPDTLDALGRLGHFQRTRSGANVLAITGSNGKTSTCRMARAIFQTTYDTLATQKNFNNEIGVPRTLLSLSCAHQWAVVEMGMNQPGEMSRLSRIAGPDICVVTNTTGAHLEGLKTADNVAREKARIFDQAVSGSVAVLFNDDPRVRILKDHARNTPAIEKILTFGSDDTADVYATDIRSSGGMTRFLGHIHGETARFHLQSPARFMVFNALAALAAAAAAGIRIPDMQAGLAAFAPVSGRLSIQTLPGGIHLIDDTYNANPASMTQALVTLAEMAKDPATYGTGRTVAILGDMRELGPDSEHLHRSVGQTAAKLGITRLYLYGPLSSHMLAGALAEGMAKDTVFHGSKQEIEDRVQAFVRSGDWILVKGSRGMAMETFIARMQTLLHDTVSKQGKD; this is translated from the coding sequence ATGAAATTATCCGTATTGCTGCAAGACATCGTTCCTTCATTGCTGCAAACAGACATGGAGATCACCGGCATCCAGACCCGGGCCCAGGACATCCAGCCCGGCCAGTTGTTTCTGGCCATCAAAGGATATGCCGCCAACGGTCATGATTACATCAAAACCGCCCTGGACAAAGGAGCTGCCGCCGTGGTGGCCCAAAACAATCCCGATCGCCTGAACCGGGTCATTCAAGTGGAAAATTCCCGCCGGGCCGCCGGAATCATTGCCGCCAGATTCTTTGGAAACCCGTCCCGGGACCTGTTCCTGGTGGGTGTGACCGGCACCAACGGAAAAACCACGATCACCTATCTGCTGGAACAGATGTTTCTGGCGGCCGGTTTCCGCTGCGGGGTCATGGGCACCATCAATATCCGTTACAACGGCAAACATGTGGATGCCCCCACCACCACCCCGGACGCGTTGACAATCCAGAAAACCCTGGCTCAAATGAAACAGACCGGCATCACCCATGTCATCATGGAAGTGTCTTCCCACGGCCTGGATCAGTTCCGGGTGGACGGGTGTCATTTTGATATGGGAATTTTCACCAACCTGACCCAGGATCATTTGGATTATCACCCGGACATGACCGCGTATTACCACTGCAAAAAACGGTTTTTCACTGATTTTCTCAGGCCGGGTGTCAACTCACCCCGGTTGTCAGCCGTCGTCAACATGGATGACCCCTGGGGTGCCCGGCTGGCCGGTGAACTGGATTTTCCGGTCATGCGTGTCAGTGCTGAAACTGCTGAAAACAGCAGGTCGATGGAAGTTCGGGTCCAGGATATCATGGACTCGATCCAGGGCATCTTCGGGCGTATGCATCTGGGCAGCGACACCATGGGGTTTTCCTCTTTTCTCACCGGCCGGTTCAATCTGGAAAATATCTTATGTGCGGCCGGGGCCGCCTATGGCGCAGGGGTTAAACCCATACAGATCCAACAGGGACTGGCGGCCTGCAACGGCGTTCCGGGCCGGCTGGAAAAGGTTGCCAATCCGTTGAACCGGTATCTGTTTGTGGATTACGCCCACACACCGGGCGCTCTGGAGTCGGTTCTCAAAACCCTGAAACAGCGGGCCACCCGCCGTCTGATCACTGTTTTCGGCTGCGGCGGGGACCGGGATCGCACCAAACGGCCGTTGATGGGAAAAATTGCCTGCCGCTACAGTGACGTGACCATTGTCACATCCGATAATCCCAGGACTGAAAATCCGGACCAGATCATTGAAGAGATCCTGGCTGGTATCCGGGAAACCGGTACGTCGGTGACGTCATGGCCTGACCTGTCCAACAAAGACAAACGCCTGACATATGCAGATTTCTCCGGTGTGATCTGTCACGCCGATCGAACCTATGCCCTGGATGCTGCCGTCCGCATTTCCCGGCCCGGAGACATCATTCTGGCAGCAGGAAAAGGCCATGAAACCTACCAGGTCACCAATACCGGCACCATCCATTTCGATGACAGAGAACAGCTGGCCGCTGCCTGTGCAGCCATGGCAGAACAGTTTGTTCCCATCACCTGGACCCGGAATGATATCGCCGCTGCCCTGGAAACCTCCCCGGCAACCGACACCCGGAATGACGGATTTGTGTTCACAGGTATCAGTACTGACTCCAGAACCATTCTCTCCCATGAAATATTTCTGGCTCTGACCGGGGATACGTTTGACGGCCACGGCTTTATTCCGGATCTGGTCACACGCGGCATCCGGGGATTTGTGGTGAAAACCGGCACCCGGATTAATTCAAAAGAAAAAAACACCGCCCCGGGTTCAGGACCCGTGGTGTATGAAGTGCCGGATACCCTTGACGCTTTAGGCCGGCTGGGTCATTTCCAGCGAACCCGATCCGGCGCAAATGTGCTGGCCATAACCGGTTCCAACGGAAAAACCTCCACTTGCCGCATGGCCCGGGCCATTTTTCAAACCACATATGACACGCTGGCCACCCAGAAAAACTTTAACAACGAAATCGGGGTTCCCCGGACATTGCTGTCATTGTCTTGTGCCCACCAATGGGCGGTGGTGGAAATGGGCATGAACCAGCCCGGAGAGATGAGCCGTTTATCCCGCATTGCCGGACCGGATATCTGTGTTGTCACCAACACCACCGGGGCCCATCTGGAAGGGTTGAAAACCGCTGACAATGTGGCCCGGGAAAAAGCCCGGATTTTTGATCAGGCCGTTTCCGGCAGTGTGGCCGTTCTTTTCAACGACGACCCCAGAGTCCGGATTTTAAAAGATCATGCCCGCAACACCCCGGCCATTGAAAAAATCCTGACATTTGGCAGTGATGACACGGCAGATGTGTATGCCACCGATATCCGTTCCTCCGGCGGAATGACCCGTTTTCTGGGTCATATTCATGGAGAAACCGCCCGCTTCCATCTGCAGTCTCCGGCCCGGTTCATGGTCTTCAACGCCCTGGCCGCCCTGGCGGCAGCGGCCGCAGCCGGCATCCGCATACCGGACATGCAGGCCGGTCTGGCCGCATTCGCCCCGGTCTCAGGACGGCTCAGCATCCAGACACTTCCCGGCGGTATTCATCTCATCGATGATACATATAATGCCAATCCCGCTTCGATGACCCAGGCATTGGTGACCCTGGCTGAAATGGCAAAAGATCCGGCAACTTATGGAACCGGCCGGACAGTGGCGATTTTAGGAGATATGCGGGAGCTGGGCCCTGACAGCGAACACCTCCATCGGTCAGTGGGGCAAACCGCTGCAAAACTGGGAATTACCCGGTTATATCTGTACGGCCCGTTAAGCAGCCATATGCTGGCAGGAGCACTGGCCGAAGGGATGGCCAAAGATACCGTGTTTCACGGCAGCAAACAGGAAATCGAAGACCGGGTTCAGGCATTTGTGCGTTCAGGTGACTGGATCCTGGTCAAGGGCTCCCGGGGCATGGCCATGGAAACCTTTATTGCCCGGATGCAGACACTTCTACATGACACGGTTTCAAAACAGGGAAAGGATTGA